The following are encoded in a window of Camarhynchus parvulus chromosome 1A, STF_HiC, whole genome shotgun sequence genomic DNA:
- the SUN2 gene encoding SUN domain-containing protein 2, producing the protein MSRRSQRLVTSRYYPGDDDATTSSSSTSLLGGTQLPFKETTGRTIRRKSSSTKRLSPAPSTQTSYYSESMMSESYLGGSRGLAALGSSMLDDDLDSSTYWGGELSTRRRRGTGDTESSKINGVLESKTYDTYTSSSGYSSEDDYAGHYYSGQSSSGSGLRTAASRVGSFLWQVFTSPVRFMGWLFSGLAGAWRRLTGTASHLDSVPFSRRYPRLKRSLLLLLLLLLLAAAAYGAWYFYPYGLSTLSLPSFPWWGAGKLSSSSSDVPGAGDLTTLDQGGHRLLARFQSLEKRFEALEAELSRWELRRGAAAVTAGGEPPPGDILALLEGLVSRRDAGLKEHLRSDMANQLQGELDVLRAQVQRDLDGRLGKMAQASREMEARLLQLNSEWQSSVQESLRGTFQQEVSKLEQEVAVLRRELASLKSDQEVMGKHVKGILEQLKTVRADVEAQFPVWISRFLSRSQQDGAAAFILQREDLQAELQALEQKILAKVLEDRRLSARDAQAGIGVALRQGGAAGVTEEQVHLIVGQALKRYSEDRVGMVDYALESAGASVINTRCSETYEMRTALLSLFGIPLWYHSQSPRAILQPDVNPGNCWAFRGSEGFAVVRLSSIIRPTAVTLEHIPKALSPQGTIPSAPKDFAVYGLKEEREEEGLLLGQFTYDHDGDPIQTFYLEGDSVGTYQLVELRVLSNWGHPEYTCIYRFRVHGEPAH; encoded by the exons ATGTCCCGGCGCAGCCAGCGCCTTGTCACCAGCCGCTATTACCCCGGGGACGATGATGCCAcgaccagcagcagcagcacatctctgCTGGGTGGGACACAGCTCCCCTTCAAGGAGACCACCGGCAG GACGATCAGGAGGAAATCGAGTAGCACAAAGCGCCTCTCTCCCGCCCCCAGCACCCAAACCTCCTACTATAGCGAGTCCATGATGAGCGAGTCCTACCTGGGGGGCAGCCGGGGCcttgctgccctgggcagctccatgCTGGATGATGACCTGGACAGCAGCACATACTGGG gTGGAGAGCTCTCCACCAGAAGGAGAAGAGGCACAGGGGACACCGAGTCCAGTAAGATCAATGGGGTGCTGGAGAGCAAGACGTACGACACCTACACATCTTCATCTGGGTACTCCTCGGAGGACGACTACGCTG GTCACTATTACTCAGGCCAGAGTAGCTCCGGGTCAGGTCTGAGAACTGCAGCCTCCCGGGTGGGCTCCTTCCTCTGGCAGGTGTTCACCTCCCCAG ttCGATTCATGGGGTGGCTGTTctcggggctggcaggggcctGGCGCCGCCTCACGGGCACGGCTTCCCACCTGGACAGCgttcccttctccag GCGCTACCCACGTCTGAAgaggtccctgctgctgctgctgctcctcctgctcctcgcTGCTGCCGCCTACG GAGCTTGGTACTTCTACCCGTACGGGCTGTCGACACTcagcctgccttccttcccGTGGTGGGGAGCTGGAaagctttcctcctcctcctctgatgTTCCTGGGGCAGGGGACCTGACCACGCTGGACCAG GGGGGACACCGACTCCTGGCTCGCTTCCAGTCCCTGGAGAAGCGCTTTGAGGCCCTGGAGGCCGAGCTGTCGCGGTGGGAGCTGCGTCGTGGGGcggcagcagtgacagcaggggGAGAGCCACCCCCGGGGGACATCCTTGcgctgctggaggggctggtgAGCCGCCGGGACGCGGGGCTGAAGGAGCATCTCCGCTCCGACATGGCCAACCAGCTCCAG GGCGAGCTGGATGTGCTCCGGGCCCAGGTGCAGAGGGATTTAGACGGGCGCCTGGGCAAGATGGCACAAGCTTCCCGG GAGATGGAAGCACGCTTGCTGCAGCTGAACTCGGAGTGGCAGAG CTCGGTGCAGGAGAGCCTGCGGGGGACCTTCCAGCAGGAGGTGAgcaagctggagcaggaggtggcagtgctgaggagggagctggcaaGCCTCAAGTCAGACCAGGAGGTGATGGGGAAGCACGTGAAGGGGATACTGGAGCAGCTGAAGACAGTGCGGGCAGAT GTGGAGGCACAGTTCCCAGTGTGGATCAGTAGGTTCCTGTCACGGTCCCAGCaggatggtgctgctgccttcatCCTCCAGCGGGAAGACTTGcaagcagagctccaggctctggagcaAAAGATCCTTGCAAAAGTCCTGGAGGACCGGAGACTGTCAGCACGGGATGCTCAGGCTGGCATTGGAGTGGCCCTGCGGcaaggaggggctgcaggagtgACAGAGGAG caagTGCATCTCATCGTGGGCCAGGCCCTGAAGCGCTACAGCGAGGACCGTGTGGGGATGGTTGACTATGCCCTCGAGTCAGCAG GGGCCAGCGTCATCAACACTCGCTGCTCGGAGACCTACGAGATGCGGACGGCGCTGCTGAGCTTGTTTGGCATCCCCCTGTGGTACCACTCGCAGTCCCCCCGTGCCATCCTGCAG CCAGACGTCAACCCTGGGAACTGCTGGGCATTCCGTGGCTCCGAGGGCTTTGCTGTCGTCCGCCTCTCCAGCATTATCCGCCCCACGGCCGTGACGCTGGAGCACATCCCGAAAGCCCTCTCACCACAGGGGAccatccccagtgcccccaagGACTTTGCTGTCTAT GGcttaaaggaagaaagagaggaggagggCCTTCTCCTTGGGCAGTTCACCTACGACCACGATGGCGACCCCATCCAAACATTTTACTTGGAG GGTGACTCCGTGGGCACATACCAGCTGGTGGAGCTGCGGGTGCTGAGCAACTGGGGCCACCCCGAATACACGTGCATCTACCGCTTCCGCGTGCACGGGGAGCCGGCGCACTGA
- the LOC115910325 gene encoding extracellular serine/threonine protein kinase FAM20C-like: MRWRLQMFLQRKLKISFLFLLFLALLVHLVVDFALPTTHRSCGCNTKASKAVDVPSGSPMLAGLKKLSLRILQDFSGSNGSLEKSSQPERVGLHERVGEPGVQEQYEEVNAGWIKGSKLAELFKHPLYNIPVPEVTEKDKLFVVNPMEKFSLRSSGSDEWVSSSKAEALLPTGKTAYDTYPTWLKFHIGINRYELYPRRDPLLPTLLRDLATQRIVSSVQKSGGTQLKLIMTFPNYGQALFKPMKQTRDQETPIDFFYFSDFERHNAEIAAFHLDRILDFRRIPPVSGRLVNITKEIRDITTDKKLAKTFFISPAGNVCFYGECSYYCSTEHALCGKPDQLEGSMAALLPDKTLAKRRSWRSPWRRSYHKSKKAEWELNPNYCAQVRETPPYDRGHRLLDLIDMAILDFLMGNMDRHHYETFEKFGNDTFLLHLDNGRGFGTHSRDEPSILAPLQQCCSIKKSTYLRLQLLATQPYRLSDVLREALAADPLAPVLAEPHLQALDRRLGKVLVAVGHCLARAAHQEKVLVDDVGSWV, translated from the exons ATGCGGTGGCGGCTGCAAATGTTTCTCCAGAGGAAACTTAAAAtcagctttctctttcttctgttcttggCCCTTCTTGTGCACCTGGTGGTGGATTTTGCTCTCCCCACAACCCACAGGTCCTGTGGCTGCAATACTAAAGCATcaaaagctgtggatgtcccgTCAGGCAGCCCCATGCTGGCTGGCCTCAAAAAGCTGAGCCTGCGGATCCTTCAGGATTTCAGTGGAAGCAACGGCTCCTTGGAGAAGAGTTCCCAGCCAGAGAGAGTGGGGCTGCATGAAAGGGTTGGAGAGCCAGGGGTCCAAGAGCAGTATGAAGAGGTGAATGCAGGGTGGATCAAGGGATCAAAGCTGGCAGAACTCTTCAAGCATCCTCTTTACAACATCCCAGTCCCAGAGGTGACAGAGAAAGACAAGCTGTTTGTCGTCAACCCCATGGAGAAGTTCAGCCTGCGCAGCAGTGGGAGTGATGAATG GGTCAGCAGCAGTAAAGCCGAGGCGCTCCTCCCGACAGGGAAGACAGCCTATGACACCTACCCCACGTGGCTCAAATTCCACATCGGCATCAACCGCTACGAGCTGTACCCCCGCCGGGACCCCttgctgcccacgctgctccGGGATCTGGCCACGCAGAGGATCGTCAGCTCGG TGCAGAAGTCCGGCGGGACCCAGCTCAAGCTCATCATGACGTTCCCAAACTATGGGCAGGCCCTCTTCAAGCCCATGAA GCAGACCCGGGACCAGGAGACCCCCATTGATTTCTTCTACTTCTCAGACTTTGAGCGGCACAATGCAGAGATTGCAGCCTTCCACCTGGACAG GATCCTGGATTTCCGGCGAATCCCCCCAGTTTCTGGTCGTTTGGTCAACATAACAAAGGAAATTCGGGATATCACCACAGACAAGAAACTGGCCAAGACTTTCTTCATCTCCCCAG CGGGAAATGTCTGTTTCTATGGGGAGTGCTCCTACTACTGCTCCACGGAGCACGCCCTGTGTGGCAAACCGGACCAGCTGGAGGGCTCCatggctgccctgctccccgaCAAGACCCTGGCCAAGCGCCGCTCCTGGCGCAGCCCCTGGCGCCGCTCCTACCACAAGAGCAAGAAGGCTGA GTGGGAGCTGAACCCCAACTACTGCGCTCAGGTGCGAGAGACGCCGCCCTACGACAGGGGCCATCGCCTCCTTGACCTTATCGACATGGCAATCCTCGATTTCCTCATGG GCAACATGGACCGGCACCACTATGAGACCtttgagaaatttgggaatgaCACCTTCCTGCTCCACCTGGACAATGGTCGCGG CTTCGGCACACACTCCCGCGATGAACCGTCCATCCTGGCCCCTCTCCAGCAATGCTGCAG CATCAAGAAGTCGACTTACCTgcggctgcagctgctggccaccCAGCCCTACCGCCTGAGTGACGTGCTGCGGGAGGCGCTGGCCGCAGACCCGCTGGCCCCCGTCCTGGCCGAGCCCCACCTGCAGGCGCTGGACCGGCGCCTGGGGAAGGTGCTGGTGGCCGTGGGACActgcctggccagggcagcccaCCAGGAAAAGGTGCTGGTGGATGATGTGGGGTCGTGGGTGTGA
- the DNAL4 gene encoding dynein light chain 4, axonemal, translating to MEEAEEEKKDEADYKRLHSFPLIRHSDMPEEMRVETMELCVTACEKHATNNESAAKMIKETMDKRFGSSWHVVIGEGFGFEITHEVKNLLYMFFGGSLAVCVWKCS from the exons ATGGAAgaagctgaggaggaaaaaaaggacgAGGCTGATTATAAAAGGCTTCACAGTTTTCCTCTGATTAGG CACTCGGACATGCCGGAGGAGATGCGCGTGGAGACCATGGAGCTGTGCGTCACGGCGTGTGAGAAGCATGCCACCAACAATGAG AGCGCTGCCAAGATGATCAAAGAGACCATGGACAAGAGATTTGGGTCCTCCTGGCATGTGGTGATTGGGGAAGGTTTTGGCTTTGAGATTACACACGAGGTGAAGAACCTGCTGTACATGTTCTTTGGTGGCAGCCTGGCCGTGTGCGTCTGGAAGTGCTCCTGA